The Thermosipho melanesiensis BI429 sequence ACATTGTAACCAGCAGCCAAAACAACCGATGAGTCATCTGTAAACTTCTCAAGATCTTTTATTAAACGAAAAGATTTATAAAGGATTGAATATTTAAAGGTCTGAGGAGTCTGTAAGGTAAATAAGTATCTTCTAGGTGGGATTTCTTTTACAATTTTATTTTCAACAAAAGCTATAGTATTCTCAACTGGTACTGCTGTTACTACAGCACCATATTTGTTTACAAAATCAATATTTCTTAAAATCACCTCTTTACTAACAAAAGGGCGCGCTCCATCGTGGATTATAACGTTATCATCCTCTGAAATTAAATCTTTTAAGTATTTAACAGCATTTAAAGTTGAAAATTCTCTGGTTTTTCCTCCTAAAATAACATAAATATTTTTACGCTTGTACTTTTTCAAGATTTTTTTAGATTCTTCAAGATACTCTCCATTAACAACAATAATAATTAAATGAATAAAATTTTCTAAAAATTTCTCAACAGTATGCTCCATTAACGTTTTACCGTGAAATTTCACAAACTGTTTTGGATAATCTTTTGAAAATCTTTCTCCTTTCCCTCCAAATAAGAT is a genomic window containing:
- the ispD gene encoding 2-C-methyl-D-erythritol 4-phosphate cytidylyltransferase, whose product is MILFGGKGERFSKDYPKQFVKFHGKTLMEHTVEKFLENFIHLIIIVVNGEYLEESKKILKKYKRKNIYVILGGKTREFSTLNAVKYLKDLISEDDNVIIHDGARPFVSKEVILRNIDFVNKYGAVVTAVPVENTIAFVENKIVKEIPPRRYLFTLQTPQTFKYSILYKSFRLIKDLEKFTDDSSVVLAAGYNVHVVYGEKTNIKITTKEDLYLIGVEKIEGNI